One part of the Thermodesulfovibrio sp. 3462-1 genome encodes these proteins:
- a CDS encoding DnaJ family domain-containing protein yields the protein MNIFEKIAEEKIREAMQQGIFDNLPNKGKPLELEDFSWVPEDLRLAYKILKNAGCIPPEMEIRKEIIDLKELLKTIDDDEERIKKIRELNFKLLKFNIGRKQPFYLEDFPEYEDKIIKKFIG from the coding sequence ATGAACATATTTGAAAAAATTGCTGAAGAAAAAATCCGGGAAGCAATGCAGCAGGGAATTTTTGATAACCTTCCCAATAAAGGAAAACCTTTAGAACTGGAAGACTTTAGCTGGGTTCCTGAAGATTTAAGACTTGCCTATAAGATTCTTAAAAATGCAGGATGTATTCCACCAGAGATGGAAATTAGAAAAGAAATAATTGACCTTAAAGAACTTCTCAAAACAATAGATGACGATGAAGAGAGAATTAAAAAAATCAGAGAGCTCAATTTTAAGTTACTGAAGTTCAACATTGGAAGAAAACAGCCCTTTTATCTTGAAGACTTCCCTGAATATGAAGATAAAATAATAAAAAAATTTATAGGATAA
- the mnmA gene encoding tRNA 2-thiouridine(34) synthase MnmA: protein MEKVVVAMSGGIDSAVTAYLFIKEKRAVEGVFFILFDEPPNIELAKKTADFLRIKLHIEDLREDFKRYVINPFFERYKKGLTPNPCILCNKYIKFPALKKIADKVSANFFATGHYARVLKKNDKCFLLKGIDKKKDQSYFLYGINRLFLNQLLLPLGEYTKQQVKEIAQQAQIPSKVAEESAEVCFLKDKRYYEILKPASYGPIIEASTGKIIGQHRGIHLFTIGQRKRLGISSPYPLYVVKIEPAINAVYVDSKEKAFMKEFYVNQLNWLVEPETNSFTCDVKIRYAMNPEKAFVIIIDKDRVRVTFDEPQFAPTPGQSAVFYNDEVVLGGGIITETVQGF from the coding sequence ATGGAAAAAGTAGTTGTTGCGATGAGTGGAGGTATTGACTCAGCTGTTACAGCCTATTTATTTATCAAAGAAAAAAGGGCTGTAGAAGGAGTTTTTTTTATTCTCTTTGACGAGCCACCAAACATAGAACTGGCAAAGAAAACTGCGGATTTTCTCAGAATAAAGCTTCATATTGAAGACCTAAGAGAAGATTTTAAAAGATATGTTATCAATCCCTTTTTTGAAAGATACAAAAAGGGACTCACGCCAAATCCATGTATTCTTTGCAATAAATACATAAAATTTCCCGCTCTTAAAAAAATTGCTGATAAGGTATCTGCGAATTTTTTTGCCACAGGTCATTATGCGAGAGTGTTGAAAAAAAACGACAAATGCTTTCTTCTTAAAGGTATTGACAAAAAAAAAGATCAATCCTACTTTCTTTATGGAATAAACAGATTATTTCTTAATCAACTTCTTTTACCTCTTGGAGAATATACAAAACAGCAAGTTAAAGAAATTGCTCAGCAGGCTCAAATTCCTTCTAAAGTTGCTGAGGAAAGTGCAGAAGTCTGCTTTCTCAAAGACAAAAGATACTATGAGATTCTTAAGCCAGCATCTTATGGCCCTATAATTGAAGCATCAACTGGAAAAATTATTGGACAGCATAGAGGAATACATCTTTTTACCATTGGACAAAGAAAAAGACTGGGAATTTCATCTCCCTATCCTCTTTACGTAGTAAAAATAGAGCCGGCTATAAATGCAGTCTATGTTGATTCAAAGGAAAAGGCTTTTATGAAAGAATTTTATGTTAATCAACTGAACTGGCTTGTTGAGCCTGAAACTAATAGTTTTACCTGTGATGTTAAAATTCGCTATGCCATGAATCCTGAGAAAGCCTTCGTAATCATAATTGATAAAGACAGAGTCAGAGTAACTTTTGATGAGCCTCAGTTTGCACCAACACCCGGGCAGAGTGCTGTTTTTTATAATGATGAAGTTGTTTTAGGTGGAGGAATAATTACGGAGACAGTGCAAGGCTTCTGA
- a CDS encoding N-acyl homoserine lactonase family protein translates to MIYRIHPIVVGAKIFDKGMMTYQHDYGKPFVIPIFSWYIEGGNKNILVDTGEFAPRSSTEIEKAVGKVYKFEEGLAKWGLKPEDIDIVIHTHLHNDHCENDSKCVNAIFYVHENELKQVHNPHPLDFRYNEDFITEIESNGQIIPLKEDTEVLPGIKMIHMPAHTPGGMSVLINTEKGNFLITGFCIIEENLNPPPKILGMGMEVIPPGTLINSYEAYDIVLKAKEMTDMVIPLHEPKYAFIETIP, encoded by the coding sequence ATGATTTACAGGATTCATCCAATTGTAGTAGGAGCAAAAATTTTTGACAAAGGTATGATGACCTATCAACATGACTATGGTAAACCATTTGTTATACCTATATTTTCATGGTATATTGAGGGTGGAAACAAGAACATTCTGGTGGATACAGGAGAGTTTGCTCCTCGTAGTTCAACTGAGATTGAAAAAGCTGTTGGAAAAGTTTACAAATTTGAGGAAGGGCTTGCAAAATGGGGGTTAAAGCCTGAAGATATTGATATTGTAATACACACACATCTACATAATGACCATTGTGAAAATGATTCAAAATGCGTGAATGCCATATTTTATGTTCATGAAAATGAGCTTAAGCAGGTTCATAATCCTCATCCCCTTGATTTTAGATACAACGAAGACTTTATTACTGAGATTGAAAGCAATGGTCAGATTATACCATTAAAGGAAGATACAGAAGTTCTTCCAGGAATAAAAATGATTCATATGCCAGCCCATACTCCGGGCGGTATGTCTGTTCTCATAAATACTGAAAAAGGCAATTTTTTAATAACAGGATTTTGTATAATTGAAGAAAACCTTAATCCTCCACCAAAAATCCTTGGTATGGGCATGGAGGTGATTCCTCCAGGAACCCTTATAAATTCCTATGAAGCCTATGACATAGTTTTAAAAGCTAAAGAGATGACTGATATGGTTATTCCTCTTCATGAACCAAAATATGCATTTATAGAGACAATCCCTTAA
- a CDS encoding DUF2723 domain-containing protein encodes MNFKNFFLPASFFFIIFLYLFSLPPILSTGDGGELIAASFGLGSPHPSGYPLYVQIGKIFSLLPAGNIGIRVELISVFFSILTLFLVYFMVFKLSGQNLEASFAAIASVIFLALSYSFFGQSIVAKFYTLNSFFVMLLILCGTIVVLNGYDRRMQFIASFILGLTLSAHHTGFMMIVPLGVLGFFYFRNFLRNLPLSFLFFFLGFSVNLYLFIRDMKGNLFTMIPVIDMDSFLKVFLRKNYGAGSSIDVTASGFVNFYGYFYAFKNYLYLIEKNFTLFSIPFFILGVVWLFKKSKKLFIFVLTSFFIYSIFLAKLTFSMQNPDIHELYVIGHQYFIPSFAIYCGIVGLGSYFIYSIFEKYGFYSLKKIVPIIVIFFPLLMIFDRLTDQYQGKNYVPYSHTKGIFTSLPVASIYMTYGDNHAFQGWYLKLVGRYREDICHIVLDDYKTMVWALHGCKPYSLYRGLFPEFFDGNLIDLTEKYRYYSIIALSEKHPLYTVVDSYPYFYIFIYLGKSSDKRNFDTFFMERMKKIEPFLNYEDCLTHTTDDVYTLQLCNFSTIGYISIAKAYEKASDKDIAEVVFDQKLSYGDFTAPFRMKLKVNDENEKYLSIYNAVKKYNKMDKFHLSGKKNEKD; translated from the coding sequence ATGAATTTTAAAAACTTTTTCCTTCCTGCTTCTTTCTTTTTTATTATCTTCCTTTATCTCTTCTCACTTCCTCCAATTCTTTCAACAGGTGATGGAGGAGAACTTATAGCAGCATCATTCGGACTTGGCAGTCCTCATCCTTCAGGCTATCCTCTTTATGTTCAGATTGGTAAAATATTCAGTCTTCTTCCTGCTGGGAACATTGGAATCAGAGTTGAGTTAATCTCAGTTTTTTTCTCAATACTTACACTTTTTCTCGTATACTTTATGGTTTTTAAACTTTCAGGACAGAATCTTGAGGCATCCTTTGCTGCTATTGCATCTGTGATTTTTCTTGCTCTGTCCTACTCATTCTTTGGACAGAGCATAGTGGCAAAGTTTTATACTTTAAACTCTTTTTTTGTTATGCTTTTAATTTTATGTGGGACAATTGTAGTTTTAAATGGATATGACAGAAGAATGCAATTTATTGCTTCATTTATTTTGGGGCTTACGCTTTCAGCGCATCATACAGGATTTATGATGATTGTACCCCTTGGTGTTCTTGGATTTTTTTATTTCAGAAATTTTTTACGAAATCTTCCATTGAGTTTTCTCTTTTTCTTCCTTGGCTTTTCAGTTAATCTTTATCTCTTTATAAGAGACATGAAAGGAAATCTTTTCACCATGATACCTGTAATTGACATGGATTCTTTCTTAAAGGTTTTTTTAAGAAAAAACTATGGAGCAGGTTCATCAATTGATGTTACAGCCTCTGGTTTTGTTAATTTTTATGGATATTTCTACGCTTTTAAAAACTATCTTTACCTTATTGAAAAAAATTTTACTTTGTTTTCTATACCTTTTTTTATTCTTGGAGTTGTGTGGCTCTTTAAAAAATCAAAAAAACTTTTTATATTTGTTTTAACATCCTTTTTTATCTATTCAATTTTTCTTGCAAAGTTAACATTTTCAATGCAAAATCCTGACATTCATGAACTTTATGTGATAGGACATCAATATTTTATTCCATCCTTTGCCATTTACTGTGGTATAGTCGGGTTGGGGAGTTATTTTATATATAGCATTTTTGAAAAATATGGTTTTTACTCTCTTAAAAAAATTGTTCCAATTATTGTAATTTTCTTCCCTTTATTAATGATATTTGACAGGCTCACAGATCAGTATCAGGGAAAAAACTATGTTCCCTATTCGCATACAAAAGGGATTTTTACATCTCTACCAGTAGCATCAATTTATATGACCTACGGAGACAATCATGCTTTTCAGGGATGGTATTTAAAACTTGTTGGAAGATACAGAGAAGACATATGTCATATTGTTCTTGATGACTATAAAACCATGGTCTGGGCACTGCATGGCTGTAAACCCTATAGCCTTTACAGAGGACTTTTTCCTGAATTTTTTGATGGAAATTTGATAGATCTCACTGAAAAATACAGATATTACTCAATCATTGCTTTATCAGAAAAACATCCCCTTTATACCGTGGTTGACAGTTACCCTTATTTTTATATCTTCATTTATCTTGGAAAATCATCGGATAAAAGAAATTTTGATACATTTTTCATGGAAAGGATGAAAAAAATTGAACCTTTTTTAAATTATGAAGACTGCCTCACCCATACAACAGACGATGTTTACACGCTTCAGCTATGTAATTTTTCTACAATTGGATATATAAGCATCGCAAAAGCATATGAAAAAGCATCCGATAAAGACATAGCAGAAGTGGTATTTGATCAGAAATTAAGCTACGGCGATTTTACAGCACCCTTTAGGATGAAGCTTAAGGTTAATGATGAAAATGAAAAATATCTCAGCATTTACAATGCAGTAAAAAAATACAATAAAATGGATAAATTTCACCTATCAGGGAAAAAAAATGAAAAAGATTAG
- a CDS encoding prepilin-type N-terminal cleavage/methylation domain-containing protein yields MKKVFLRDQKGFTLIELLIVIAIIAILASIAIPQYMKYQQKAKVSSYAEPMARACMMDAAAYCVEHPDTGSGYTIPVASLKNCSQANITIQTPGGNVILSGNDAITCDSTGSIASGTVIGSLEGVTAYQAYCSVAGGGFKCEVK; encoded by the coding sequence ATGAAAAAAGTATTTTTAAGAGACCAGAAAGGTTTCACCCTGATTGAACTATTAATCGTCATCGCAATTATTGCAATTCTTGCCTCAATTGCTATCCCCCAGTACATGAAGTATCAGCAAAAAGCAAAGGTATCCTCTTATGCAGAACCAATGGCAAGAGCATGCATGATGGATGCTGCTGCATACTGTGTTGAACATCCTGATACAGGAAGCGGTTACACAATTCCTGTGGCAAGTCTTAAAAACTGCTCACAAGCAAATATTACAATCCAAACTCCTGGTGGAAACGTTATATTATCTGGAAATGATGCTATTACCTGTGATTCTACAGGTTCAATTGCTTCTGGTACTGTAATAGGTTCTTTAGAGGGTGTGACTGCTTACCAAGCATACTGCTCTGTTGCTGGTGGTGGATTTAAGTGCGAAGTTAAATAA
- the rplM gene encoding 50S ribosomal protein L13: protein MKTAFVKKEEVNRQWYIADANGQTLGRFASRIAKILMGKHKPTYTPNVDNGDFVIIINAEKIKITGKKLTDKVYYHHTGFMGNLKAETLKERLEKEPEEVIVDAVWGMLPKTRLGRKMIKKLKVYRGSEHPHAAQKPEPLKIS from the coding sequence ATGAAAACCGCTTTTGTAAAAAAAGAAGAAGTTAACAGACAGTGGTATATTGCAGATGCAAATGGGCAGACTCTTGGGAGATTTGCATCAAGAATCGCAAAGATTTTGATGGGCAAGCACAAACCAACTTATACTCCCAATGTAGATAATGGAGACTTTGTTATAATTATCAATGCTGAGAAGATTAAGATAACTGGAAAAAAACTTACTGACAAAGTTTATTATCATCACACTGGTTTTATGGGCAATCTCAAAGCAGAAACTCTTAAAGAAAGGCTTGAAAAAGAACCTGAGGAAGTTATTGTTGATGCTGTCTGGGGCATGCTTCCAAAAACAAGACTGGGCAGAAAAATGATAAAAAAACTGAAAGTTTACAGAGGTTCGGAGCATCCTCATGCTGCACAGAAGCCTGAACCTCTGAAAATAAGTTAA
- the pilQ gene encoding type IV pilus secretin PilQ, whose translation MINKIFFILIFIFLFALNALAVEISNIITEGDTLKIKLTEKTEFNLLPCEDPFKIKIELKNTNPGILEKKMFLREGIVSEISAQVKDNNTEIELLVSEPVRPEIKMEDNILTVSFNSPPAQPSTATKIIEMAMDKTEEGFEISIQADNELPEPSVSKVDDYINVDFQGVSFETETGNIPVSVKRQGDELILSFFFGKDFDVEPVYLGDEVILNVKKVKKLKVAKLEQEPSYETIIPNIKSEKPVSLDLQDADIVGVFRLLGDIGGYNIVIHPEVKGKVTLKLINVPWIKAIDVICKTFQLEKNFEGNIIRIAPIKVFQEEKKLEAETKDLFKKAEEEQIRIFVLKYAAVDKVKTTIEGSKILSPKGNISTDERTRTVIVRDVPSVLAQVASLIQDLDKPTRQILLETRIVEISSSFSKAFGFEWGIFWQPPDTRTTITGSVGASTTGTLQNSSINFAGVPGGITPLGVNLPASTGSVTSPTTAFTIGYINAARTLALDLRISALQQSGKGKVISNPKVITLDNQKAKIVQGASIPYGEKDVQSGQISTKFKDVAITVEATPHLIDDKSMLLDVNVVKEDLVEFVNIGGVYAPRTQKIEGNTKVSLKDGETLVIGGIYKKTDSTTESKVPGLGDIPLVGELFKSRGRDESLYEVMIFITPRILKYE comes from the coding sequence ATGATAAATAAAATTTTCTTTATTTTAATCTTCATATTTCTTTTTGCATTAAATGCTCTGGCAGTAGAAATCAGCAACATAATTACCGAAGGAGACACATTAAAAATAAAGCTTACAGAAAAAACCGAGTTTAATCTTCTTCCTTGTGAAGACCCATTTAAAATAAAAATAGAGCTTAAAAATACAAACCCAGGTATTTTAGAAAAAAAAATGTTTTTAAGAGAAGGGATAGTGAGTGAAATTTCCGCTCAGGTAAAGGACAATAACACCGAGATAGAACTTCTTGTGAGTGAACCTGTCAGACCTGAAATTAAAATGGAAGATAATATTCTCACAGTTTCTTTTAATTCTCCTCCAGCTCAACCATCCACAGCTACAAAAATCATTGAAATGGCAATGGATAAAACAGAAGAAGGCTTTGAAATATCAATCCAGGCAGATAATGAACTTCCTGAGCCATCGGTAAGTAAAGTTGATGATTATATCAATGTGGATTTTCAAGGAGTAAGTTTTGAAACAGAAACTGGAAATATTCCTGTTTCTGTAAAAAGACAGGGTGATGAGCTTATATTAAGCTTCTTTTTTGGAAAAGATTTTGATGTTGAACCTGTTTATCTCGGAGATGAAGTAATTCTAAATGTTAAAAAGGTTAAAAAGCTTAAAGTTGCTAAATTAGAACAAGAGCCTTCTTACGAGACAATTATACCAAATATTAAAAGTGAAAAACCTGTTTCTCTTGACCTTCAGGATGCTGACATTGTAGGAGTTTTCAGACTTCTTGGAGACATAGGAGGATACAATATTGTCATACATCCTGAGGTAAAGGGCAAAGTAACGCTTAAGCTTATAAATGTTCCATGGATAAAGGCTATTGATGTAATATGTAAAACATTTCAACTTGAAAAAAACTTTGAAGGAAACATAATAAGAATTGCTCCAATTAAAGTCTTTCAGGAGGAGAAAAAACTTGAAGCAGAAACAAAAGATCTTTTCAAAAAAGCAGAGGAGGAACAGATTCGTATATTTGTTTTGAAATATGCTGCTGTTGATAAGGTAAAAACAACCATAGAGGGATCAAAAATTCTTTCACCTAAAGGCAATATCTCCACTGATGAAAGAACAAGAACAGTGATTGTTAGAGATGTTCCTTCAGTGCTCGCTCAGGTAGCCTCCCTTATTCAGGATCTTGATAAACCCACAAGGCAGATACTTCTTGAAACAAGAATTGTAGAGATATCAAGCAGTTTTTCAAAAGCTTTTGGATTTGAATGGGGTATTTTCTGGCAGCCTCCTGATACAAGAACAACAATTACTGGCTCTGTAGGAGCATCTACCACAGGCACATTACAAAACTCATCAATAAATTTTGCTGGAGTGCCAGGTGGAATAACTCCTCTTGGAGTAAATCTTCCTGCTTCAACAGGAAGTGTCACCTCACCAACAACTGCATTCACAATTGGATATATTAATGCAGCTCGCACACTTGCTCTTGATTTAAGAATTTCAGCGCTCCAACAATCAGGAAAAGGCAAGGTTATATCAAATCCAAAGGTTATCACTCTTGACAATCAGAAGGCAAAAATAGTTCAGGGAGCAAGTATCCCCTATGGAGAAAAAGATGTTCAGAGTGGACAGATATCAACAAAGTTTAAAGATGTTGCCATAACAGTTGAGGCAACTCCCCATCTTATTGATGATAAATCAATGCTCCTTGATGTAAATGTAGTAAAAGAAGACCTTGTTGAGTTTGTAAACATTGGAGGAGTTTATGCTCCGAGAACTCAAAAAATAGAAGGAAATACAAAGGTTTCTCTTAAAGATGGAGAAACTCTTGTCATAGGTGGAATATATAAGAAAACTGACAGTACAACAGAATCAAAGGTCCCAGGGCTTGGGGATATTCCTCTGGTTGGCGAATTATTCAAGAGTCGTGGAAGAGATGAGAGTCTTTATGAAGTTATGATATTCATTACTCCAAGAATCCTGAAGTATGAGTGA
- a CDS encoding response regulator transcription factor: protein MRILLIEDDRIFGETLKDYLKIENIETVWLWDERGLPKIITQYEFDVIVIDLILNFSSGEDIIAVLRKAGIETPIMVITAKKTLNDKEECFLRGADDYLTKPFEFKEFVLRLKALNRRKHLPSVFTIGDVIVNIDAKTIHRGSEEIKISKKAWQLLEFLLKNRGEIVSSEKILNYVWSGKAVGDEIVRAYIKELRKVLPPDSIITYPGRGYKLS from the coding sequence ATGAGGATTCTTCTTATAGAAGATGATAGAATTTTCGGAGAAACACTCAAAGATTATCTCAAAATTGAAAATATAGAAACTGTATGGCTATGGGATGAAAGAGGGCTTCCAAAAATTATCACCCAATATGAATTTGATGTAATAGTTATAGACCTTATATTAAACTTTAGCTCTGGCGAAGACATAATAGCTGTATTGAGAAAAGCAGGCATTGAAACCCCGATAATGGTAATCACTGCCAAAAAAACTTTAAATGACAAAGAAGAATGCTTCCTTAGGGGAGCAGATGATTATCTTACAAAGCCTTTTGAATTCAAGGAATTTGTCCTGAGGCTGAAAGCATTAAACAGGAGAAAGCATTTACCCAGTGTTTTTACCATTGGTGATGTTATTGTAAATATTGATGCCAAAACAATCCACAGAGGCAGTGAAGAAATAAAGATTTCAAAAAAAGCATGGCAACTTCTTGAATTTCTTCTTAAAAATAGAGGAGAAATTGTAAGTTCTGAAAAAATCCTGAACTATGTCTGGTCAGGAAAAGCAGTGGGAGATGAAATTGTAAGAGCCTACATTAAAGAACTGAGAAAAGTGCTACCACCAGACAGCATAATAACCTATCCAGGAAGAGGATATAAACTCAGTTGA
- a CDS encoding glycosyltransferase family 9 protein, with product MKILILPLYGIGDTLMTTPAIETLKKSIDCKIVNICMFKSTYEVLQNNPFIDELIYFPFLEQSFFNSLKFVFALKRFDCAINFYPSNRREYNLLSFFTRAKIRLGHRYLKRDLRELNFLKNRTLKENPDLHNVEENLRILELLGIKTDNAPAMKIYLDQEEIQQGKAFVKKLSQKSVKVGIHTGTSSFKGHRQRRWQKENFLELINSLPDVDFFLFGTIEEEQENKFIFNNAKYGNVIIIQNTPIRKVASIIAHLDAFVSNDSGLMHLAAAVKVPVAAIFGPTNPKWVYPWGVKHRIVRVNLNCSPCFYYSPEPLKCKSGLDFKCLKDIDVSMVKSALESLIKS from the coding sequence ATGAAAATTCTTATTTTACCACTTTACGGAATAGGCGATACATTGATGACAACTCCAGCAATTGAGACTCTGAAAAAATCCATTGACTGCAAGATTGTCAATATATGCATGTTCAAAAGCACTTATGAAGTCCTTCAAAACAATCCCTTCATTGATGAACTCATTTATTTTCCATTTTTAGAACAGAGTTTTTTTAATTCGTTAAAATTTGTTTTTGCACTGAAAAGATTTGATTGCGCAATAAATTTTTATCCTTCAAACAGAAGGGAGTATAATTTATTGAGCTTTTTTACCAGAGCAAAAATCAGACTGGGGCATAGATATTTAAAAAGAGATTTAAGAGAGCTTAACTTTCTTAAAAATCGCACTTTAAAGGAAAACCCGGATCTCCACAATGTAGAAGAAAATCTCAGAATTCTTGAGCTTCTTGGGATAAAAACAGATAATGCTCCAGCAATGAAGATTTATCTTGATCAAGAGGAAATTCAACAAGGAAAGGCATTTGTAAAAAAACTTTCTCAAAAGTCAGTAAAAGTGGGTATTCATACAGGAACAAGTAGTTTTAAGGGACACAGACAGAGAAGATGGCAAAAGGAGAATTTTCTGGAACTTATAAATAGTCTGCCAGATGTAGATTTTTTCCTCTTTGGCACAATAGAAGAAGAACAGGAAAATAAATTTATATTCAATAATGCGAAATATGGTAATGTAATTATTATTCAAAATACACCTATTCGTAAAGTGGCATCAATCATTGCTCATCTTGATGCATTTGTTTCAAATGATTCAGGACTTATGCATCTTGCTGCTGCGGTAAAAGTACCTGTCGCAGCTATTTTTGGCCCTACAAATCCAAAATGGGTTTATCCATGGGGTGTAAAACACAGAATAGTAAGAGTTAATTTAAATTGTTCTCCATGTTTTTATTACTCTCCAGAACCTCTAAAATGTAAATCCGGGCTTGATTTTAAATGTTTAAAAGATATTGATGTTTCAATGGTAAAATCAGCATTGGAGTCATTAATTAAATCATAA
- the rpsI gene encoding 30S ribosomal protein S9: MAENLATGRRKRSIARVILMPGSGKITVNEKPVEEYFPRETLRMILMQPFHVAGVTGKYDAIVKVDGGGLSGQAGAIRHGIARALVNLNPDLKPKLKKEGLLTRDPREVERKKYGQPKARKRFQFSKR; this comes from the coding sequence ATGGCTGAAAATTTAGCTACAGGAAGAAGAAAAAGGTCAATCGCAAGGGTAATCCTAATGCCTGGCTCAGGGAAAATCACAGTTAATGAAAAACCAGTGGAAGAGTATTTTCCAAGAGAAACCCTGAGAATGATACTTATGCAACCTTTTCATGTAGCAGGTGTGACTGGCAAGTATGATGCAATTGTAAAAGTTGATGGAGGTGGTTTAAGTGGTCAGGCTGGAGCTATCAGGCATGGAATTGCAAGAGCTCTTGTAAATCTTAATCCAGACCTTAAGCCAAAGCTCAAAAAAGAAGGACTTCTTACAAGAGACCCAAGAGAGGTAGAGAGAAAGAAATACGGACAGCCAAAGGCAAGAAAGAGATTTCAGTTCTCCAAGAGATAA
- the argC gene encoding N-acetyl-gamma-glutamyl-phosphate reductase: MLKVFICGGSGYTGSELLRILALHDEVEIVGVTSEKSAGIKVSEIFPAFFIYKELKFESLQIEKIKSRADVYFLALPHGKSQQVAAELFQAGKKVIDLSADFRIKNASIYEQWYKTQHLYPELLKEAVYGLPEIYREQIKKATLIANPGCYPTSVILPLYPFLKNKLIEASTIIIDSCSGVSGAGRKAEISLNYCEVNEDFRAYNVAKHRHTPEIEQELGFAFGSSITIDFTTHLLPLNRGILSTIYASMNKDLSTADAIEILRQQYQNEPFIQILPEGEIPGIKHVKGTNYCYIGTVVNPRTKRLILVSAIDNLVKGASGQAVQNMNIMFGIDETKALRSLALSP, encoded by the coding sequence ATGCTAAAAGTTTTCATATGCGGAGGAAGTGGCTATACAGGAAGTGAGCTTTTAAGAATTCTTGCTCTGCATGATGAAGTTGAGATAGTCGGAGTTACTTCTGAAAAATCAGCAGGGATAAAAGTTTCAGAGATTTTCCCTGCTTTTTTTATTTATAAAGAGCTTAAATTTGAAAGTCTTCAAATTGAAAAAATCAAAAGTAGGGCAGATGTTTATTTTCTTGCACTCCCCCATGGAAAATCTCAACAGGTGGCTGCAGAACTTTTTCAGGCTGGCAAAAAAGTAATTGACCTTTCTGCTGATTTCAGAATTAAGAATGCAAGTATTTATGAACAATGGTATAAAACTCAACATTTATATCCTGAGCTACTTAAAGAAGCAGTTTATGGATTGCCAGAAATTTACAGGGAACAAATAAAGAAAGCAACACTCATAGCCAATCCAGGATGTTATCCTACAAGTGTGATTCTTCCTCTTTATCCTTTTTTAAAGAATAAACTGATTGAGGCATCTACAATTATTATTGATTCCTGCTCTGGTGTTTCTGGAGCAGGAAGGAAAGCTGAAATCAGTTTAAACTATTGTGAGGTAAATGAGGATTTCAGGGCTTACAATGTGGCAAAACATAGACACACACCTGAGATAGAGCAGGAACTTGGTTTTGCCTTTGGCAGTTCAATAACCATTGATTTTACAACCCATCTATTGCCCTTAAACAGAGGAATTTTATCAACAATATATGCCAGTATGAACAAAGATTTATCCACTGCTGATGCAATAGAAATTCTTAGACAACAGTATCAGAATGAGCCATTTATTCAGATTCTGCCAGAAGGTGAAATCCCTGGTATAAAGCATGTAAAAGGAACAAACTACTGTTACATTGGTACAGTTGTTAATCCCCGCACAAAAAGGCTTATTCTTGTCTCTGCTATAGACAATCTTGTAAAAGGTGCATCAGGACAGGCTGTGCAGAACATGAACATTATGTTTGGAATTGATGAGACAAAGGCTCTCAGAAGCCTTGCACTGTCTCCGTAA